A window from Salinigranum halophilum encodes these proteins:
- a CDS encoding 30S ribosomal protein S24e, translated as MEIEIIDEDENPMLHRTDVRFEVVHEEATPSRLSVRDSLAAKLNKNSDEVVVHTLDTKFGMRKTVGYAKVYESPEFARDVEQEYMLERNKITSGDEPEVEAEEA; from the coding sequence ATGGAAATCGAAATCATCGACGAGGACGAGAATCCGATGCTCCACCGGACCGACGTCCGGTTCGAGGTCGTCCACGAGGAAGCAACTCCCTCTCGTCTCTCTGTTCGCGACAGTCTCGCCGCGAAGCTGAACAAAAACTCCGACGAGGTCGTCGTCCACACGCTCGACACGAAGTTCGGGATGCGAAAGACCGTCGGCTACGCGAAGGTGTACGAGAGCCCCGAGTTCGCCCGTGACGTCGAGCAGGAGTACATGCTCGAGCGGAACAAGATCACGAGCGGCGACGAACCCGAAGTCGAGGCCGAAGAGGCCTGA
- a CDS encoding bifunctional N(6)-L-threonylcarbamoyladenine synthase/serine/threonine protein kinase has protein sequence MRVLGIEGTAWAASAAVFDVEADDVFIESDPYQPESGGIHPREAAEHMGDAIPRVVETALAHARARGGIDAVAFSRGPGLGPCLRIVGTAARALAGALDVPLVGVNHMVAHLEIGRHQSGFDSPVCLNASGANAHLLGYHNGRYRVLGETMDTGVGNAIDKFTRHVGWSHPGGPKVERAAEDGEYVDLPYVVKGMDFSFSGIMSAAKGAYDDGVDVEDVCCGLQETVFAMLAEVAERALSLTGTDELVLGGGVGQNARLREMLREMCEARGASFYAPDPRFLRDNAGMIAVLGAKMYAAGDTLAIPESAVDSNFRPDQVPVSWRSGEESVARTPSETGTVRGAEATVTTAGALVTKRRLPKEYRHPELDERLRRERTVAEARLLSEARRAGVPTPLVHDVDLPEATLTLQYVGEVDLAGALSTEATRLVGEYLATLHDAGIVHGDPTTRNVRVGERAGESVFFVDFGLGFHTGHVEDHAMDLHVFGQSVEGTAETPEPLFDACLSGYLDSGGAAARAVVDRLRTVEGRGRYQ, from the coding sequence GTGCGCGTTCTCGGTATCGAAGGGACGGCCTGGGCAGCGAGCGCTGCGGTCTTCGACGTCGAGGCCGACGACGTGTTCATCGAGTCCGACCCCTATCAGCCCGAGAGCGGCGGCATTCACCCGCGTGAAGCCGCCGAACACATGGGCGACGCCATCCCGCGTGTCGTCGAGACCGCGCTGGCACACGCCCGCGCGCGAGGCGGTATCGACGCCGTCGCGTTCTCACGTGGCCCCGGCCTCGGTCCCTGTCTCCGCATCGTCGGGACCGCCGCACGCGCCCTCGCCGGGGCGCTCGACGTCCCCCTCGTCGGGGTGAACCACATGGTGGCTCACCTCGAAATCGGCCGACACCAGTCGGGCTTCGACTCCCCGGTGTGTCTGAACGCCTCGGGCGCGAACGCCCACCTCCTCGGATATCACAACGGTCGCTACCGGGTGCTCGGTGAGACGATGGACACCGGTGTGGGGAACGCCATCGACAAGTTCACCCGCCACGTCGGCTGGTCACATCCGGGCGGCCCGAAGGTCGAGCGGGCCGCCGAAGACGGCGAGTACGTCGACCTCCCCTACGTGGTCAAGGGGATGGACTTCTCCTTCTCCGGCATCATGAGCGCCGCGAAGGGCGCGTACGACGACGGCGTCGACGTGGAGGACGTCTGCTGTGGGCTCCAAGAGACCGTCTTCGCGATGCTCGCCGAGGTCGCGGAACGGGCGCTGTCGCTCACCGGCACGGACGAACTCGTGCTCGGGGGTGGCGTCGGTCAGAACGCACGGCTCCGGGAGATGCTTCGGGAGATGTGCGAGGCGCGCGGGGCGTCCTTCTACGCGCCCGACCCGCGGTTCCTCCGCGACAACGCCGGGATGATCGCCGTCCTCGGGGCGAAGATGTACGCCGCCGGCGACACGCTCGCGATTCCCGAATCCGCGGTCGATTCGAACTTCCGGCCCGACCAGGTCCCCGTCTCGTGGCGCAGCGGCGAGGAGTCCGTCGCGCGGACACCGTCGGAGACGGGGACCGTCCGCGGTGCCGAGGCGACCGTGACCACGGCGGGAGCCCTCGTGACGAAGCGCCGACTCCCGAAGGAGTACCGCCATCCCGAACTCGACGAGCGACTGCGACGGGAGCGGACCGTCGCCGAGGCACGACTGCTGAGCGAGGCTCGACGGGCAGGGGTTCCGACCCCACTCGTTCACGACGTCGACCTTCCCGAGGCGACGCTGACGCTCCAGTACGTGGGTGAGGTCGACCTCGCCGGGGCGCTGTCGACGGAGGCGACGCGGCTCGTGGGCGAGTACCTCGCGACGCTCCACGACGCCGGCATCGTCCACGGCGACCCGACGACGCGGAACGTCCGGGTCGGCGAGCGTGCGGGCGAGTCGGTGTTCTTCGTCGACTTCGGGCTCGGCTTCCACACGGGACACGTCGAGGACCACGCGATGGACCTCCACGTCTTCGGGCAGAGCGTCGAGGGGACAGCCGAGACCCCGGAGCCGCTGTTCGACGCGTGTCTCTCGGGCTATCTCGACTCCGGGGGCGCGGCCGCCAGGGCGGTGGTCGACCGGCTCCGGACGGTCGAGGGTCGCGGTCGGTACCAGTGA
- the spt4 gene encoding transcription elongation factor subunit Spt4, with translation MAKKRLACRECHHINGPDNQTCDLCGSSSLTEDWAGYVYITHPEESEIAEEMNVSDPGGYALKVR, from the coding sequence ATGGCGAAGAAGCGACTCGCCTGCCGCGAGTGTCACCACATCAACGGGCCCGACAACCAGACGTGTGACCTCTGTGGCTCGTCGTCGCTCACCGAAGACTGGGCGGGGTACGTCTACATCACTCACCCCGAGGAGTCGGAGATCGCCGAGGAGATGAACGTCTCCGACCCCGGTGGCTACGCGCTGAAGGTCCGCTGA
- a CDS encoding ATP-binding protein, whose protein sequence is MSDRALDVVEFLLTAHIYSENRQLDANDLPPRYRRVFWAESEEEGEVGGVERPLVATEKTARQATGADDPWEAVSDLMFTQKEEFAGRITLTQPEMALDWLVQRADRDRFATNPTLAAAVEDRDDVDVTHEEARKSNRPIQADRVWIDSLLESYFDAEEDAEMLDLVSVRAPEEIEMTLDDLVLTTDQEGEIEKIVKAIEHRDYLAEIGLREIGKLLFVGPPGTGKTTVSRALAHELGLPFVEVKLSMITSQYLGETAKNVDKTFEVARRLSPCILFIDEFDSVAKTRRSDEHAALKRAVNTLLKCIDEISLIRDDVLLIGATNHPDQLDSAAWRRFDEIVNFPKPDYQMRADILRIVTRRMDIAEFDPEAVAEKTEGLTGSDLRLVLREAVLEALTEERMSLTQEDILDAVSDFEERDNLKNMDMIDGDQETLIAGDGGSSGNEENGHSHDHDHGHTHTHD, encoded by the coding sequence ATGAGTGACCGGGCCCTCGACGTGGTTGAGTTCCTTCTGACTGCCCACATCTATAGCGAGAACCGGCAACTGGACGCGAACGACCTCCCGCCGCGGTATCGGCGTGTCTTCTGGGCCGAGTCCGAGGAGGAGGGCGAGGTCGGAGGGGTCGAGCGCCCGCTGGTTGCGACAGAGAAGACGGCGCGGCAAGCGACAGGCGCAGACGACCCCTGGGAGGCCGTCTCCGACCTCATGTTCACCCAGAAAGAGGAGTTCGCGGGGCGCATCACGCTCACCCAGCCGGAGATGGCGCTCGACTGGCTCGTCCAGCGGGCCGACCGCGACAGGTTCGCGACGAACCCCACGCTCGCGGCCGCCGTCGAGGACCGCGACGACGTCGACGTGACCCACGAGGAGGCGCGGAAGTCGAACCGCCCCATCCAGGCGGACCGGGTCTGGATCGACAGCCTCCTCGAGTCGTACTTCGACGCCGAGGAGGACGCCGAGATGCTCGACCTCGTCTCCGTTCGCGCGCCCGAGGAGATCGAGATGACACTCGACGACCTCGTGCTCACCACCGATCAGGAAGGCGAGATCGAGAAGATCGTCAAGGCCATCGAACACCGCGACTACCTCGCGGAGATCGGCCTGCGCGAGATCGGGAAACTCCTGTTCGTCGGCCCACCGGGAACCGGAAAGACCACCGTCTCGCGGGCGCTCGCACACGAACTCGGGCTGCCCTTCGTGGAGGTGAAGCTCTCGATGATCACGAGTCAGTACCTCGGCGAGACGGCCAAGAACGTCGACAAGACGTTCGAGGTGGCCCGTCGGCTCTCCCCGTGTATCCTCTTCATCGACGAGTTCGACTCGGTGGCGAAGACCCGACGGTCCGACGAACACGCCGCCCTGAAACGCGCCGTCAACACCCTGCTGAAGTGTATCGACGAGATCTCGCTCATCAGGGACGACGTGCTCCTCATCGGAGCGACGAACCACCCCGACCAGCTCGATTCGGCGGCGTGGCGGCGCTTCGACGAGATCGTCAACTTCCCCAAGCCCGACTACCAGATGCGCGCCGACATCCTGCGCATCGTCACCCGCCGGATGGACATCGCGGAGTTCGACCCCGAGGCCGTCGCGGAGAAGACCGAAGGGCTCACCGGGAGCGACCTCAGACTCGTCCTCCGCGAGGCCGTCCTCGAAGCGCTCACCGAGGAGCGAATGAGCCTCACCCAGGAGGACATCCTCGACGCCGTCTCCGACTTCGAAGAGCGCGACAACCTCAAAAATATGGACATGATCGACGGCGACCAGGAGACGCTCATCGCCGGCGACGGCGGCTCCTCGGGCAACGAGGAGAACGGGCACAGCCACGACCACGACCACGGACACACCCACACCCACGACTAA
- a CDS encoding PIN domain-containing protein, with amino-acid sequence MDTNALMMPVECDVRVFDELARLLGGSLEAVDLVVPHAVVTELETLSSGASKEAVAASVGRDLADRCRVVGTEASYADDAVVELAGDADYVVTNDRPLRGRLLDRGVPVVGRRGRNTLAITEP; translated from the coding sequence CTGGACACCAACGCGCTCATGATGCCGGTCGAGTGCGACGTCCGTGTCTTCGACGAACTCGCTCGCCTGCTCGGCGGGTCGCTCGAAGCGGTGGACCTGGTCGTTCCGCACGCCGTCGTGACCGAACTCGAGACGCTCTCGTCGGGTGCGAGCAAGGAGGCCGTCGCCGCGAGCGTCGGTCGCGACCTCGCAGACCGGTGTCGGGTCGTCGGCACCGAGGCGTCGTACGCGGACGACGCCGTCGTCGAACTGGCGGGAGACGCCGACTACGTCGTCACGAACGACAGACCCCTCCGCGGCCGATTGCTCGACCGGGGTGTCCCGGTCGTCGGCCGGCGGGGCCGCAACACACTTGCGATTACGGAACCGTAG
- a CDS encoding DNA-directed RNA polymerase, which produces MYKRVRLKDTVEVPPRHLADVTPGRVKRLLQDKLEGRMDEDVGSVVSVIEVHDIGEGSVLPGRPGVYYEAEFDAVTFDPQMQEVVDGNVVEVVEFGAFVGIGPVDGLLHVSQISNEYLAYDGENQQLASTESNQTLGVGDSVRVRIVTKSVDERNPRDSKIGLTAKQPGLGKHGWLEAKRQESEAEAGD; this is translated from the coding sequence ATGTACAAACGGGTACGACTCAAAGACACGGTGGAAGTGCCGCCTCGCCACCTGGCGGACGTCACCCCCGGACGGGTGAAGCGATTGCTCCAGGACAAACTCGAAGGACGGATGGACGAAGACGTCGGTAGCGTCGTCAGCGTCATCGAAGTACACGACATCGGGGAGGGCTCGGTGCTGCCGGGTCGCCCGGGCGTGTACTACGAGGCGGAGTTCGACGCCGTCACCTTCGACCCACAGATGCAGGAAGTCGTCGACGGGAACGTCGTCGAGGTCGTCGAGTTCGGCGCGTTCGTCGGCATCGGCCCCGTCGACGGTCTGCTGCACGTCTCGCAGATATCCAACGAATATCTCGCGTACGACGGGGAGAACCAACAACTCGCCTCGACGGAGTCGAACCAGACGCTCGGCGTCGGCGACTCCGTCCGGGTGCGAATCGTGACGAAGAGCGTCGACGAGCGCAACCCGCGCGACTCGAAGATCGGCCTCACGGCGAAGCAGCCCGGCCTCGGCAAACACGGCTGGCTCGAGGCGAAGCGACAGGAGTCGGAAGCGGAGGCCGGTGACTGA
- a CDS encoding DUF5808 domain-containing protein, whose amino-acid sequence MAEKPQSGSIFGVPYNFERPSVGRLLSSYWQPGKGMLVEKPFGIGYTINLASWRSWVVLGVVAALLWNERQGADDVESVEDDPVEVIIDD is encoded by the coding sequence ATGGCTGAGAAACCCCAGTCCGGTAGCATCTTCGGTGTTCCCTACAACTTCGAGCGGCCGAGCGTCGGCCGCCTGCTGTCGTCGTACTGGCAGCCCGGAAAGGGCATGCTCGTCGAGAAGCCCTTCGGCATCGGCTACACCATCAACCTCGCCTCGTGGCGCTCGTGGGTCGTGCTCGGCGTCGTCGCGGCACTCCTCTGGAACGAACGACAGGGTGCAGACGACGTCGAATCCGTCGAGGACGACCCCGTCGAAGTCATCATCGACGACTGA
- a CDS encoding potassium channel family protein, protein MRFVIVGYGRVGARTARVLKEEGHNVVVVENDDQKVERAREAGFEVVEGDGSNEATLERAGIEHADAVGGLTGDPNVNFAACMIGKEFDCRAIMRISEDYREEIYEQYAEDVDEVIYPERLGAAGAKTALLGGNFNALGDLTERLQLSTVTVPEGAPVVGQRVSEVDLGPRARIYAHSHDREEMTIPLPGTEIHVGDQLALIIDLDAVDEVKTALLGDAVEA, encoded by the coding sequence ATGCGATTCGTTATCGTCGGGTACGGCCGTGTCGGTGCGCGGACTGCACGCGTCCTCAAAGAGGAAGGCCACAACGTCGTCGTCGTGGAGAACGACGACCAGAAGGTCGAACGGGCCAGAGAGGCGGGGTTCGAGGTCGTCGAGGGAGACGGGTCGAACGAGGCGACGCTCGAACGCGCCGGCATCGAACACGCCGACGCCGTCGGTGGGCTCACCGGGGACCCGAACGTGAACTTCGCAGCCTGTATGATCGGCAAGGAGTTCGACTGTCGGGCAATCATGCGTATCAGTGAGGACTACCGCGAAGAGATCTACGAGCAGTACGCCGAGGACGTCGACGAGGTCATCTACCCCGAGCGCCTCGGCGCGGCGGGAGCGAAGACGGCACTGCTCGGCGGGAACTTCAACGCGCTCGGCGACCTCACCGAACGGCTCCAGCTCTCGACGGTCACGGTTCCCGAGGGAGCACCGGTCGTCGGACAGCGTGTCTCGGAGGTCGACCTCGGCCCACGGGCACGCATCTATGCACACAGTCACGACCGCGAGGAGATGACGATTCCGCTCCCGGGGACGGAGATTCACGTCGGTGACCAGCTCGCGCTCATCATCGATCTCGACGCCGTCGACGAGGTGAAGACGGCGCTGCTCGGCGACGCGGTCGAAGCCTGA
- a CDS encoding translation initiation factor IF-2 subunit gamma yields the protein MVTDTTQQPEVNIGLVGHVDHGKTTLVQALSGSWTDQHSEEMKRGISIRLGYADATFRTCPGVEAPDCYTVEEECEDGSKSEVLRTVSFVDAPGHETLMATMLSGAALMDGAVLVVSATENVPQAQTEEHLMALDIIGIENIVIAQNKIDLVDRDRAVENYEQIQEFVEGTVAEDAPIVPISAQQEINMDLLIDAVEREIPTPERDATEDPRMFVARSFDINRPGTTWDGLTGGVIGGSLVEGELEVDDEIQLRPGREVEEGGQSEWRPIETTVRSLQAGGTQLEKAGPGGLLGVGTGLDPSLTKGDALAGQVAGAPGTLPPTRESFVMGVDLLDRVVGAEDEGGNVEDISTGEPLMLTVGTATTVGAVTSAREGECEVNLKRPVCAESGAKIAINRRVGARWRLIGIGTLQ from the coding sequence ATGGTGACAGACACAACACAGCAACCGGAGGTGAACATCGGACTCGTCGGCCACGTCGACCACGGGAAGACGACGCTGGTCCAGGCCCTGTCGGGGTCGTGGACGGACCAGCACTCGGAGGAGATGAAGCGCGGAATCTCCATCCGACTGGGCTACGCGGACGCGACGTTCCGTACGTGTCCCGGCGTCGAGGCACCCGACTGTTACACCGTCGAAGAAGAGTGCGAGGACGGCTCGAAGAGCGAGGTACTCCGGACGGTGTCGTTCGTCGACGCGCCGGGCCACGAGACGCTGATGGCGACGATGCTCTCGGGTGCCGCACTGATGGACGGTGCGGTCCTCGTCGTCTCGGCGACGGAGAACGTCCCGCAGGCACAGACGGAAGAACACCTGATGGCGCTCGACATCATCGGCATCGAGAACATCGTCATCGCCCAGAACAAGATCGACCTCGTCGACCGCGACCGCGCGGTCGAGAACTACGAGCAGATCCAGGAGTTCGTCGAGGGCACCGTGGCCGAGGACGCACCCATCGTCCCCATCAGCGCCCAGCAGGAGATTAACATGGACCTCCTCATCGACGCCGTCGAGCGGGAGATTCCCACGCCCGAGCGCGACGCGACAGAGGACCCGCGGATGTTCGTCGCCCGCAGTTTCGACATCAACCGTCCGGGGACGACCTGGGACGGGCTCACCGGCGGCGTCATCGGCGGCAGTCTGGTCGAGGGTGAACTGGAGGTCGACGACGAGATTCAGCTCCGCCCCGGCCGCGAGGTCGAAGAGGGCGGGCAGTCCGAGTGGCGACCGATCGAGACGACGGTCCGGTCGTTACAGGCTGGCGGCACCCAACTGGAGAAGGCAGGGCCCGGTGGGTTACTCGGCGTCGGGACGGGACTGGACCCGTCGCTGACGAAGGGTGACGCGCTCGCCGGGCAGGTCGCCGGTGCACCCGGGACGCTGCCGCCGACGCGGGAGTCGTTCGTCATGGGCGTCGACCTCCTCGACCGGGTGGTCGGTGCCGAGGACGAGGGCGGAAACGTCGAAGACATCTCCACGGGCGAACCGCTCATGCTCACCGTCGGGACCGCCACCACGGTGGGCGCGGTGACGAGCGCCCGCGAGGGAGAGTGCGAGGTGAACCTCAAGCGACCGGTGTGCGCCGAATCGGGGGCGAAAATCGCCATCAACCGACGCGTCGGCGCGCGCTGGCGCCTCATCGGAATCGGAACCCTACAGTAA
- a CDS encoding GTP-dependent dephospho-CoA kinase family protein has protein sequence MLRLPKSLRSEFKEPFGPVYTDADDLLAEVDGPLVAVGDVVTAHLLRAGKTPDVAVVDGRTKRESVSAETAAALDELPSGTAVENPAGELSESILRALTEAIDAPGPQVLDVDGEEDLVTLPAVVAAPDGASVVYGQPDVGMVCIRVTPESRETMRGLLRRFDGDADAALAMLDGAGDGDA, from the coding sequence ATGCTCCGCCTCCCGAAATCGCTACGGAGCGAGTTCAAGGAGCCGTTCGGCCCCGTCTACACCGACGCGGACGACCTCCTCGCCGAGGTCGACGGTCCGCTCGTCGCCGTCGGCGACGTTGTCACCGCACACCTCCTGCGTGCCGGGAAGACCCCCGACGTCGCGGTCGTCGACGGCCGGACGAAACGCGAGTCGGTCTCGGCAGAGACGGCGGCGGCGCTGGACGAACTCCCATCGGGGACCGCTGTGGAGAACCCCGCCGGCGAACTGTCAGAGTCGATACTCCGGGCGCTCACCGAAGCCATCGACGCGCCCGGACCACAGGTCCTCGACGTCGACGGCGAGGAGGACCTCGTGACGCTCCCGGCCGTCGTCGCCGCCCCGGACGGCGCGAGCGTCGTCTACGGCCAGCCCGACGTCGGGATGGTCTGCATCCGGGTCACGCCCGAGTCGCGAGAGACGATGCGAGGGTTGCTGCGGCGGTTCGACGGCGACGCTGACGCCGCGCTGGCGATGCTGGACGGAGCGGGAGACGGCGACGCCTGA
- a CDS encoding DUF5787 family protein, whose amino-acid sequence MREYAFELALCVHLEETTDWVVARQLGGSVASPGGRIVDVVGLVPGPGFDRRAAVTAATIPPLALESDVGVGTSVRPERAFSCSSSVARRVADRAVEVGFFEADHRGGHRVVRRAVRYPEDWFAELVAIENKPDLGSPGDLEAQLRTDVSLALFDRVVLATESYVTRAHLNRIPEGVGVWRFDPEDGVREVVREPASLSTAATGVEPVDAQPLRTDVEFVAPDEKARVRRRVAERAYGKGWRPEPPGCTHATVTADGRPYCARFDRVVDPGADCGEGCSAFEAADPPAADRAALRADRTPWVRDPDGVARRQTGLDHFS is encoded by the coding sequence GTGCGGGAGTACGCCTTCGAACTCGCGCTGTGTGTCCACCTCGAGGAGACGACAGACTGGGTCGTCGCCCGGCAGTTGGGCGGGAGTGTGGCCTCGCCCGGCGGCCGCATCGTCGACGTCGTCGGCCTCGTCCCCGGCCCGGGGTTCGACCGCCGAGCAGCCGTCACCGCCGCGACGATCCCGCCGCTCGCGCTCGAGAGCGACGTCGGCGTCGGCACGTCCGTCCGCCCGGAACGAGCGTTCTCCTGTTCGTCATCGGTGGCGCGACGGGTCGCCGACCGCGCGGTCGAGGTCGGGTTCTTCGAGGCCGACCACCGCGGCGGTCACCGCGTCGTCCGTCGCGCCGTCCGCTACCCCGAAGACTGGTTCGCCGAACTGGTCGCCATCGAGAACAAACCCGACCTCGGGTCGCCGGGCGACCTCGAAGCCCAGTTGCGAACCGACGTGAGCCTCGCGCTGTTCGACCGGGTCGTACTCGCGACGGAGAGCTACGTGACCCGCGCGCACCTCAATCGTATCCCCGAGGGCGTCGGCGTGTGGCGGTTCGACCCCGAGGACGGCGTGAGGGAGGTCGTCCGCGAACCGGCCTCGCTCTCGACGGCGGCCACGGGCGTCGAACCCGTCGACGCACAGCCGCTCCGGACCGACGTCGAGTTCGTCGCCCCGGACGAGAAGGCCCGTGTGCGGCGCAGGGTCGCCGAACGCGCCTACGGCAAGGGATGGCGTCCCGAACCGCCGGGGTGTACCCACGCGACTGTCACCGCCGACGGCCGGCCGTACTGTGCGCGGTTCGACCGGGTGGTCGACCCCGGCGCAGACTGCGGCGAGGGGTGTTCGGCGTTCGAGGCGGCGGACCCGCCGGCGGCCGACCGCGCGGCGCTCCGAGCCGACAGAACCCCGTGGGTCCGTGACCCCGACGGCGTCGCTCGCCGGCAGACCGGGCTCGACCACTTCTCGTGA
- a CDS encoding non-canonical purine NTP pyrophosphatase, with product MLRYVTTNPGKVREATEYLGSAVAQLDFDYTEIQSPELGPIAARGAREAYRHAGEPVLVDDAGLFIDALDGFPGPYSSYVEETVGIERVQELAAAETDHRAAFRCTLAYCDGEGFDASPDPVDRDDRTVAAATGPDGDDESSGLPVKLFEGVVRGRIVEPRGDGGFGYDPIFEHNGKTMAEMGTEEKNGVSHRGRALAKFAEWFAER from the coding sequence ATGCTCAGATACGTCACCACGAATCCCGGGAAGGTCCGCGAGGCGACGGAGTATCTCGGCTCGGCCGTCGCCCAGCTCGACTTCGATTACACGGAGATACAGAGCCCGGAGCTCGGCCCCATCGCCGCACGCGGGGCGAGAGAGGCGTACCGTCACGCCGGCGAGCCCGTCCTCGTCGACGACGCCGGGCTGTTCATCGACGCCCTCGATGGGTTTCCCGGTCCGTACTCGTCGTACGTCGAGGAGACAGTCGGCATCGAGCGCGTGCAGGAACTCGCCGCGGCCGAGACGGACCACCGCGCCGCCTTCCGGTGTACGCTCGCGTACTGCGACGGTGAGGGGTTCGACGCGAGTCCGGACCCCGTCGACCGCGACGACAGGACCGTCGCGGCCGCGACCGGTCCCGACGGGGACGACGAGTCGAGCGGTCTTCCGGTGAAACTGTTCGAGGGCGTCGTCCGTGGGCGCATCGTCGAACCGCGCGGCGACGGCGGCTTCGGCTACGACCCCATCTTCGAGCACAACGGGAAGACGATGGCCGAGATGGGCACCGAGGAGAAGAACGGCGTCTCACACCGGGGGCGCGCGCTCGCGAAGTTCGCTGAGTGGTTTGCTGAGCGGTAG
- a CDS encoding MBL fold metallo-hydrolase, with product MRVTLLGTGDTTGTPTVGCDCDTCARARELGVERSRFAVHVENPRTGECLLVDLSPDFRHQFLTHDVPLPTEAVVTHIHFDHLDGLGNAYRVFDDLPVHAANDVDPVTEESVADTIRRKYDYLDRITVRDHAPFERFCACGFECTLVPVDHPPLVCYGLAVEDPGTGAKLSLTGDTSYDVPAASREVLSDPDLLLADAIVPASLCEYHPLGGKHEDDDGVPRTFGSKHMTREGALDLAGELGARQTRLVHTAHFYPVEEAFEEPLAVDGEQYDL from the coding sequence ATGCGCGTCACCCTCCTCGGCACCGGCGACACGACCGGGACCCCGACCGTCGGCTGCGACTGCGACACCTGCGCGCGTGCTCGCGAACTGGGCGTCGAGCGGTCGCGCTTCGCCGTGCACGTCGAGAACCCCCGGACGGGGGAGTGTCTCCTCGTCGACCTCAGCCCCGACTTCCGCCACCAGTTCCTGACGCATGACGTTCCACTGCCAACCGAGGCCGTCGTGACCCACATCCACTTCGACCACCTCGACGGCCTCGGCAACGCCTACCGCGTCTTCGACGACCTCCCCGTCCACGCGGCGAACGACGTCGACCCGGTGACCGAGGAGTCGGTCGCCGACACGATTCGGCGGAAGTACGACTATCTCGACCGCATCACGGTCCGTGACCACGCCCCCTTCGAGCGCTTTTGTGCCTGCGGCTTCGAGTGCACCCTCGTGCCGGTCGACCACCCGCCGCTCGTCTGTTACGGCCTCGCCGTCGAGGACCCCGGGACCGGCGCGAAGCTGTCACTGACGGGCGATACGAGCTACGACGTGCCCGCGGCGTCCCGCGAGGTGCTCTCCGACCCCGACCTCCTCCTCGCCGACGCCATCGTCCCCGCGTCGCTCTGTGAGTACCATCCGCTCGGCGGAAAGCACGAGGACGACGACGGCGTGCCACGGACGTTCGGCTCGAAGCACATGACGCGCGAGGGGGCACTCGACCTCGCCGGAGAGCTCGGCGCGAGGCAGACGAGACTCGTCCACACCGCTCACTTCTACCCCGTCGAGGAGGCCTTCGAGGAGCCGCTGGCGGTCGACGGCGAGCAGTACGACCTCTGA
- a CDS encoding DUF7384 family protein, translated as MSTDASPARVVADADVLAADLLVGGASRAALDHVRRHSWMTLVASDALLDDAAAVITRLADAALASDWRARCAVWREPVDHPTGDHPGLASAYRGGAMHLLSFDERLGSARAGASLQGHVPLSVRPPQAFATLFDAESLYLEVVGGDYPGPDCDPRG; from the coding sequence GTGTCGACTGACGCGAGTCCGGCCCGCGTCGTCGCCGACGCCGACGTCCTCGCCGCCGACCTCCTCGTCGGCGGCGCCTCGCGTGCGGCGCTCGACCACGTCAGACGCCATTCGTGGATGACGCTCGTCGCGAGCGACGCGCTCCTCGACGACGCCGCGGCGGTCATCACGCGACTCGCGGACGCGGCACTCGCGAGCGACTGGCGAGCGCGCTGTGCGGTGTGGCGCGAACCCGTCGACCACCCCACGGGCGACCACCCCGGACTCGCGTCGGCGTATCGCGGCGGCGCGATGCACCTGCTCTCGTTCGACGAACGACTCGGGAGCGCCCGCGCCGGCGCGTCGCTGCAGGGTCACGTCCCGCTCAGCGTCCGCCCGCCGCAGGCGTTCGCGACGCTGTTCGACGCCGAGAGCCTCTATCTGGAGGTCGTCGGAGGCGACTATCCGGGTCCCGATTGTGACCCACGTGGCTAG